One part of the Solea solea chromosome 1, fSolSol10.1, whole genome shotgun sequence genome encodes these proteins:
- the LOC131472872 gene encoding uncharacterized protein LOC131472872, producing MEEPEDSIAVVGIGCNFPGGEGLDNYWKVLLEGRNCSETNPKERFDVASWYDPDDNKAGKSRTAKAALIDGFNEFDHKLFGISDSEVEQMDPQQKQLLQCVYRALENAGLPTEKASGTRTGVFVGLMNRDYAAHVHPSVINHWTGTGLAMSIAANRVSYTFNFTGPSLTIDSACSSSLVALHLACQAIKQGDCDMAVCGGVTCIFEPRVFVALSKAKMISPDGTSKAFSNRADGYGRGEGCGIVLLKPLKKAIQDHDHIWGIISKTAVNQDGHSVTPITKPSMTQQEELLRRIYSESDLADVHYIEAHGTGTPVGDQTEAGSIANAITKAKPPGSKTLRIGSVKSNIGHTESAAGVAGLIKVLLMMNHETIVPSVFYSEETASVDAKALNLKFPKEVEKWETSGARIAGVNNFGFGGTNAHAIVKQYKQSPIRHQNVRTQPKYFVISANSNKSLSLMMEDTVKQLEADSQVDLNSLLYTSACRRSHLKHKYRKAIVVSSVVDLKEKLSAAVGKNISACSSDPRLVFVFCGNGVTYHGMCKQMLKHEPIFRQKIMEIAQLFKRLSTLNILETLEREFESNDFKNPDVVQPLLFAIQVGISTLLRHWGVKPDAILGHSVGEVAAAHCSGLLSLEDAVNVIYFRSTLQKKVTGGKMLVISNMAVTEVTALLPHYSGRVCLAAFNSPQSCTLSGDADAIINIHKELSTSASGQNLFLRVLDVPAAYHSHMMDPILSEIKDVIGVLQINDLETELISTVTGKEFQQGDFCTGEYWARNIREPVAFEPAVRSATKGKKNTVFVEIGPRRALQRNIIECLDNNDSTAVLASVQPEKDHETIVSVVSKLFELGVPVDWNTFYKGYETLPLPFPRYKFDTSDRDVIIGAAQNNKASDHPVLCQTGSESNIFRCDLSSDSSFYLKEHKHNNIPIIPGAFYAELGLAAFMASSKPKVALNSVQLNVNFHNPYVLSLNFPEVKVQLEHQEKEASFKVFSSSALYASGKVVSKRERLYEEQCISLSSIFKRCKSVVSFQEFYGYLSQGGFQYGDVFKNKANVHYGEDLREAYAVVSVSEELQPQLHDYCIHPVVLDYLMQLLPVTVENIFSGRPGFPAQIGSLTVFEPLQDEMIVYLRAIDVGTNHFEVCGCFADREGRVLVEVKHVIIKYLGSQSHVVEEYFYHNSFSVLRESITSAPPTALVFCDQIGIANSLQQHLDSKSQYIPFTHAKDILSQGFPSLLTQLKIRDIKKRFNEVLFLWGKENLSSLTADAVLQSLVNCCEIFRQIVLELKRIHFPHSIRAVTYRSSDITVDHINPGFALAGMTRSLAAEIPELSFQLIDLNTISAQDITALSKVLQSYPCSKYPELVVQNGEVLKSSIVRTPPEIIDSSQAIFSPTKSEPCIFQTADAHRMSQLSAIHMNEGDLAITDKSVEIQPSTICVHSSDYFPVSASHLKFGQTLYWNKHSLQSHKLLALDFSGTVTAVGKDVTKLKVGDHIACCYPVVAGSKITVPEHVCYSTKRFSFLQNTPCVSYFVLAWEILHRALPRAKQNLGIISCVPDSALMKVLALTASESGWNVFFGAQCNAKQMDAFVFLPPFDEALVEKLWNFPGVEHVVVICESQTQTSLAQDLFQGINDSIHVQTIQMPVILQKGSLSAQRPHIYEWLKSLKLNRKFGLTSFTFQSVESDNFKSSHLQKPESYFTTKKLAVVALEKDDSDTQIPLMPAKKQLFQKKAVYIVAGGLSGLGFETVKFISQRGGEYVVILSRSKPTSHVQQDIHNIENQCGNCITSMRCDVSDSKQVPKVISAIGHKFPGCPIKGVFHSAVVLQDGLIETLDRSLYEIVLTPKVKGALNLHHATQHCQLDYFVCYSSISAFLGNASQTNYAAANTFLDMFCHYRRKLGLPGQSINWGALNVGLLLNKEHFQRFLEAKGLMILEVPEIHKSLEQCLVLNRPQQAVCRFNFRNIRYNILSQNVSLTMRLSVLVEDAFQKSEKESQANQAESFSSKDYVISLLSETVGLDESELKDETPLSSLGIDSMQAMTLQNRIFLERGVNVPLVKLLDPNATLSTVVDILSEGAEGERFSDNAATNSSTEETEHLSTTL from the exons ATGGAGGAACCTGAAGACAGTATCGCAGTGGTGGGGATTGGGTGCAATTTTCCTGGGG GAGAAGGGCTGGATAATTACTGGAAGGTTCTTCTGGAGGGAAGAAACTGTTCTGAGACGAATCCCAAAGAGAGGTTTGACGTAGCCAGTTGGTATGATCCAGACGACAACAAGGCGGGTAAATCCCGCACCGCCAAGGCTGCTCTCATTGACGG GTTTAATGAATTTGATCACAAGTTGTTTGGCATCAGTGACAGTGAAGTGGAACAAATGGATCCTCAGCAAAAGCAGCTCCTCCAGTGCGTTTACAGAGCTTTAGAGAATGCTGGACTTCCTACGGAGAAGGCCAGTGGCACCAGGACAGGAGTCTTCGTTG GCCTAATGAACCGTGATTATGCTGCACATGTCCACCCAAGTGTAATCAACCACTGGACTGGAACAGGACTTGCCATGAGTATCGCAGCAAACAGAGTTTCATACACCTTCAACTTTACTGGGCCATCGCTGACCATAGACAGTGCCTGTTCATCCTCCCTGGTGGCTCTCCATCTCGCTTGTCAAGCCATTAAACAAG GAGATTGTGACATGGCTGTTTGTGGAGGCGTCACCTGTATCTTCGAGCCAAGAGTGTTTGTTGCTCTCAGCAAAGCCAAGATGATTTCACCTGACGGGACCAGCAAAGCTTTCTCCAACAGAGCAGATGGCTATGGTAGAGGAGAAGGCTGTGGAATTGTTCTCCTGAAGCCACTGAAAAAG GCAATACAAGACCATGACCATATCTGGGGTATCATCAGCAAAACAGCGGTCAACCAAGATGGACACTCGGTCACTCCAATCACCAAACCCTCCATGACCCAACAAGAGGAGCTGCTGCGAAGGATCTACTCCGAGTCTGATCTCGCAGATGTCCACTACATAGAAGCACATGGGACTGGAACCCCGGTCGgggaccaaacagaggcaggaaGCATCGCAAATGCCATCACCAAAGCCAAACCTCCTGGTTCAAAGACACTGCGGATTGGTTCTGTGAAGAGCAACATTGGACATACAGAATCGGCAGCTGGAGTGGCTGGACTCATTAAGGTTCTTCTAATGATGAATCATGAGACCATTGTTCCCTCCGTGTTCTACTCTGAAGAAACTGCAAGTGTAGATGCCAAAGCTTTGAACCTCAAGTTTCCTAAAGAGGTTGAAAAGTGGGAAACCTCTGGTGCAAGAATTGCAGGGGTGAACAACTTTGGCTTTGGGGGTACAAATGCACATGCTATTGTCAAACAGTATAAGCAGTCACCCATTAGGCACCAGAATGTCAGGACACAACCAAAGTACTTTGTCATATCTGCAAATTCAAACAAATCACTCTCTCTCATGATGGAGGACACTGTTAAACAGCTGGAGGCAGATAGTCAAGTTGATCTAAACTCACTTCTGTACACATCAGCTTGCAGAAGAAGCCACCTGAAACATAAATACAGAAAGGCCATTGTGGTATCATCTGTAGTTGACCTTAAAGAGAAGCTAAGTGCTGCTGTTGGCAAAAATATCAGCGCATGCTCCTCAGATCCAAGGTTagtgtttgtcttttgtggAAATGGTGTCACTTACCATGGCATGTGCAAGCAGATGCTAAAACACGAGCCTATATTCAGACAAAAGATCATGGAAATTGCACAACTTTTTAAAAGGCTGAGTACCCTGAACATCCTGGAAACACTCGAGAGGGAGTTTGAGAGCAATGACTTCAAAAACCCAGATGTTGTCCAGCCATTACTCTTTGCTATCCAGGTTGGCATTAGCACCCTACTCAGGCATTGGGGTGTCAAGCCAGATGCAATACTTGGACACTCTGTGGGCGAGGTAGCAGCTGCTCACTGTTCTGGCCTCTTGTCCCTTGAAGATGCAGTAAACGTCATCTATTTCCGCAGCACACTCCAGAAGAAAGTCACTGGGGGTAAGATGCTTGTGATAAGCAACATGGCTGTAACGGAGGTAACTGCTCTCCTCCCTCATTACTCTGGTAGAGTTTGCCTTGCTGCTTTCAATAGTCCACAGTCCTGCACCCTATCAGGTGATGCAGATGCAATCATTAACATCCATAAGGAGCTAAGCACTTCAGCCAGTGGTCAGAATCTTTTCCTCCGTGTGTTGGATGTCCCTGCTGCTTACCACAGCCACATGATGGATCCAATTCTATCTGAAATCAAGGACGTGATTGGCGTCCTGCAGATTAATGATCTTGAGACAGAGTTGATCTCAACGGTGACAGGCAAGGAATTCCAGCAGGGAGATTTTTGCACCGGTGAATACTGGGCTAGAAACATTCGTGAGCCAGTAGCATTTGAGCCAGCAGTGAGGTCAGCaacaaaaggaaagaagaaCACAGTCTTTGTAGAGATAGGACCACGAAGGGCACTACAGAGAAACATCATTGAATGTCTGGATAATAATGATAGCACAGCTGTCCTGGCCTCGGTGCAACCAGAGAAAGATCATGAAACaattgtgtctgttgtttctaAGCTGTTTGAACTGGGAGTTCCGGTAGATTGGAACACCTTCTACAAAGGCTACGAGACCTTGCCACTGCCTTTCCCACGATACAAATTTGATACCTCAGATAGGGATGTTATCATCGGAGCAGCACAAAATAACAAGGCAAGTGATCATCCTGTGctctgtcagacaggaagtgagagcAACATTTTTCGCTGTGACCTGTCATCAGACTCTTCTTTCTACCTGAAAGAGCACAAACATAATAACATACCCATCATCCCTGGTGCCTTCTATGCAGAGTTGGGTTTAGCCGCATTCATGGCCAGTTCCAAACCAAAAGTAGCACTCAACTCTGTGCAGCTTAATGTCAATTTCCACAATCCTTATGTTTTATCCCTGAATTTTCCTGAAGTGAAAGTGCAACTGGAACACCAAGAGAAAGAGGCAAGTTTCAAAGTATTCTCTTCGTCTGCATTGTATGCATCAGGCAAAGTTGTTTCTAAGAGAGAGAGGTTGTATGAGGAACAGTGCATTTCACTGAGCTCCATCTTCAAAAGGTGCAAATCTGTAGTGAGCTTTCAGGAGTTCTATGGGTATCTGTCACAAGGGGGATTTCAGTATGGCGATGTCTTCAAGAACAAGGCAAATGTGCACTATGGGGAAGATCTCAGGGAGGCCTATGCAGTTGTTTCAGTTTCAGAGGAGCTGCAGCCTCAGCTACATGACTACTGCATTCATCCTGTTGTGTTGGACTATCTGATGCAGCTTCTTCCAGTTACAGTTGAGAACATTTTTTCTGGTAGGCCAGGTTTTCCTGCCCAAATAGGAAGTTTGACGGTGTTTGAACCCTTGCAAGATGAGATGATTGTCTACTTGAGAGCAATCGACGTGGGTACCAATCACTTTGAGGTGTGTGGCTGTTTTGCAGACAGAGAAGGCAGAGTGTTGGTTGAGGTTAAGCATGTGATTATCAAGTATCTTGGAAGTCAATCGCATGTGGTTGAGGAGTACTTCTACCATAATTCCTTCAGTGTACTCCGTGAAAGTATCACATCTGCTCCTCCCACAGCCTTGGTCTTTTGTGACCAAATAGGGATTGCTAATAGTCTGCAACAGCATTTAGACTCAAAATCTCAATACATTCCATTCACACATGCAAAAGACATTTTGAGCCAGGGCTTCCCATCTCTCTTGACACAACTCAAGATCAGAGATATCAAGAAACGCTTTaatgaagtgttgtttttgtggggCAAAGAAAATCTTTCTTCACTAACAGCTGATGCTGTGCTACAGAGTTTGGTGAACTGCTGTGAGATTTTCCGTCAAATCGTCCTTGAGCTCAAGCGAATTCACTTTCCACACTCTATTAGAGCAGTTACCTACCGTTCTTCTGATATCACAGTGGATCACATAAATCCAGGCTTTGCTCTCGCTGGTATGACCAGATCATTGGCTGCAGAGATACCAGAGCTTTCATTTCAGCTCATTGATCTAAACACCATTTCTGCTCAGGACATCACAGCTCTATCTAAGGTACTACAATCATATCCTTGCAGCAAGTACCCAGAGTTGGTGGTACAAAATGGTGAGGTTTTAAAATCCTCCATTGTCCGTACTCCTCCTGAGATCATAGACAGTTCTCAGGCCATTTTTTCCCCAACAAAGTCTGAACCTTGCATCTTCCAGACAGCTGATGCACATAGAATGAGTCAATTAAGTGCCATTCACATGAATGAGGGGGACCTGGCAATCACTGACAAATCAGTTGAAATACAACCCAGTACAATATGTGTTCATTCATCTGATTACTTCCCTGTCAGTGCTTCACATCTTAAATTTGGCCAGACCCTCTACTGGAACAAACACTCATTACAGAGCCACAAGCTGTTAGCTCTTGATTTCAGTGGTACTGTAACAGCAGTTGGAAAAGATGTCACTAAACTGAAAGTGGGAGACCACATTGCCTGCTGTTATCCTGTGGTGGCAGGCAGCAAGATCACAGTGCCAGAACATGTGTGCTACAGCACAAAACGATTCTCATTCCTTCAAAACACACCCTGTGTTTCCTACTTTGTGCTAGCATGGGAAATCCTACATCGAGCCTTGCCCAGAGCCAAACAAAATCTCGGAATCATATCCTGTGTTCCTGACTCTGCTTTAATGAAAGTCTTGGCTCTTACTGCCTCCGAGTCTGGCTGGAATGTCTTTTTTGGAGCACAATGTAATGCCAAACAAATGGATGCATTTGTCTTCTTGCCTCCATTTGATGAAGCCCTGGTTGAAAAACTTTGGAACTTTCCAGGGGTGGAACATGTGGTTGTCATCTGCGAGTCTCAGACTCAAACTTCACTTGCTCAGGATTTGTTCCAAGGTATAAACGACAGCATTCATGTGCAGACAATTCAGATGCCAGTCATTTTACAAAAGGGATCACTGAGTGCACAAAGGCCACATATTTATGAGTGGCTCAAGTCACTGAAGTTAAACAGGAAATTTGGTCTGACTAGCTTCACCTTTCAGAGTGTGGAATCTGATAACTTCAAGAGCAGTCATTTGCAGAAACCAGAATCATACTTCACCACAAAGAAACTAGCAGTTGTGGCTCTAGAAAAGGACGACAGTGACACTCAGATTCCACTAATGCCagcaaaaaaacagcttttccaAAAGAAAGCGGTGTACATTGTGGCAGGGGGTCTTTCTGGTCTAGGCTTTGAAACTGTCAAGTTCATCTCACAAAGAGGGGGTGAATATGTTGTCATACTCTCCAGGAGTAAGCCCACGTCGCATGTGCAGCAAGACATACACAACATAGAGAATCAGTGTGGAAACTGCATCACTAGCATGAGATGTGATGTATCAGACTCCAAACAGGTGCCCAAGGTTATCAGTGCCATAGGCCACAAGTTCCCTGGTTGTCCAATTAAAGGTGTCTTCCACAGTGCAGTTGTCTTGCAAGATGGGCTGATTGAGACACTCGACAGATCTCTCTATGAGATAGTTCTCACACCAAAAGTAAAAGGTGCACTTAATCTGCACCACGCAACACAACACTGTCAGTTAGACTACTTTGTGTGTTATTCCTCCATCTCTGCTTTTCTGGGAAATGCATCACAAACAAACTACGCAGCAGCCAACACCTTCCTCGACATGTTCTGTCATTACAGGCGCAAACTTGGGCTGCCTGGACAGTCCATCAACTGGGGGGCCTTGAATGTCGGTCTTCTCTTGAACAAGGAGCATTTCCAGCGATTTCTGGAGGCAAAGGGGTTGATGATTTTAGAAGTCCCTGAAATTCATAAAAGCTTGGAGCAATGCCTTGTCCTCAATAGGCCCCAACAGGCTGTTTGCAGGTTTAATTTCAGAAACATCAGGTACAATATCCTCTCCCAAAATGTGTCCTTGACCATGCGTCTGTCCGTGTTAGTTGAGGACGCTTTCCAAAAATCAGAGAAAGAATCTCAAGCAAACCAAGCTGAATCTTTCTCGTCAAAAGACTACGTCATCTCTCTCCTTAGTGAAACCGTTGGCTTGGATGAGAGTGAGCTAAAAGACGAAACGCCTCTCTCCTCCTTAGGCATTGACTCCATGCAGGCCATGACTCTGCAGAATCGGATCTTCCTGGAAAGAGGTGTGAATGTGCCTCTGGTGAAACTGCTGGACCCCAATGCCACGCTGTCAACAGTGGTAGATATACTGAGTGAAGGAGCTGAGGGTGAAAGGTTCAGTGATAATGCAGCAACTAATAGCTCAACTGAGGAAACAGAGCATCTTTCAACTACATTGTAA